A single genomic interval of Bdellovibrio sp. ArHS harbors:
- a CDS encoding transporter substrate-binding domain-containing protein, with product MVKLFFLSLLISTSAWARETWLVATLDWPPYTCSKCHRNGIAAEALRSALAKEGIVVEFIFYPWVQAQKNGSKQKFVGYFPAWKEEVLPGFTASEILFSSPVIFVQRKDRPLVWNQLKDLKGKTFAITRGYGNTEEFNALVKKGDFKTLTVLSEESTLTKLVEGAVDGVLMDLRVAEYYLQNQFAPYTDKIAINPKVIEYKNLYFAFNQFNKEKKKKIDGLTLEMPPLSVESARSK from the coding sequence ATGGTGAAACTGTTTTTTCTTTCTCTTCTTATAAGCACCTCGGCCTGGGCTCGGGAAACCTGGCTGGTGGCCACTCTTGATTGGCCTCCTTACACATGCTCCAAATGTCATCGTAATGGAATCGCGGCGGAAGCGCTGCGCAGCGCTTTGGCGAAAGAGGGCATTGTCGTTGAGTTTATTTTTTACCCTTGGGTTCAGGCCCAAAAAAACGGCAGCAAACAGAAATTCGTCGGCTATTTCCCTGCATGGAAGGAAGAAGTTCTTCCGGGATTTACGGCATCGGAAATTCTTTTCTCTTCGCCGGTCATTTTCGTGCAACGTAAAGATCGTCCCTTGGTGTGGAACCAGCTTAAAGATCTGAAGGGTAAAACCTTTGCGATCACTCGTGGTTACGGCAACACCGAAGAATTCAATGCTCTGGTTAAGAAAGGCGACTTTAAAACTCTTACGGTTCTAAGTGAAGAATCGACTTTAACCAAGTTGGTTGAAGGGGCGGTGGACGGCGTGTTGATGGATCTTCGGGTGGCGGAATACTATCTGCAAAACCAGTTTGCGCCTTATACCGATAAGATTGCCATCAACCCCAAAGTGATCGAATATAAAAACCTCTATTTTGCTTTTAATCAGTTCAATAAAGAAAAAAAGAAGAAAATTGACGGTCTGACTTTAGAGATGCCGCCTCTTTCGGTTGAGTCAGCACGATCGAAGTAA
- a CDS encoding TIGR02147 family protein, which yields MNVNSSLQKKPQLRDYLEASFYLRDLYNYRKATEESFSYESWAFELDFQHRSFLRQVVIGRRALTETTAQQIAHRLFTDPKEQRHFMILFHYSRSRSQQEREIFGQQLMQMLKDNYAQMEVEPSEDFLSSPLFPRLQVLLSLGDQHRSLQELSRLLQADSFEIEKGLLILTRLQLAQKTETGYKATVNSFKIPNNLGSQVLLDYHQSNLQDAIKARSLPPELRRYKSFILALAPSEFEQFLKNMDAFVKEQLHRFDTSSQERRRLFQVSMNLFSVSTELDV from the coding sequence ATGAACGTGAATTCCAGTCTACAGAAAAAGCCGCAGTTAAGAGATTATCTAGAGGCTTCTTTTTATCTTCGAGATCTCTACAACTATCGCAAAGCAACGGAAGAAAGTTTTTCCTACGAATCCTGGGCTTTTGAACTTGATTTTCAACATCGGTCTTTTTTACGTCAGGTGGTTATTGGGCGTAGGGCTTTGACGGAAACCACAGCTCAGCAAATTGCTCATCGTCTTTTTACCGATCCGAAAGAACAAAGGCATTTCATGATTTTGTTCCATTACTCCCGCAGCCGTAGCCAGCAGGAACGAGAGATTTTCGGACAACAGTTGATGCAGATGCTTAAGGATAATTATGCGCAGATGGAAGTGGAACCTTCCGAGGATTTCTTAAGTTCGCCTCTTTTCCCCCGGCTTCAGGTTCTTTTGAGTTTGGGAGATCAGCACCGCTCCTTGCAGGAGTTATCTCGGCTTTTGCAGGCCGACTCATTCGAGATTGAAAAAGGGCTTTTGATTTTAACTCGTCTGCAACTCGCCCAAAAAACGGAAACGGGTTACAAGGCCACGGTCAACAGCTTTAAAATTCCCAATAACCTGGGAAGTCAGGTTCTGCTGGATTATCATCAGAGCAATCTGCAGGACGCGATCAAAGCCCGCTCGCTTCCGCCGGAGTTGCGTCGATATAAAAGTTTTATTTTGGCGCTGGCTCCATCGGAGTTTGAACAATTCTTGAAAAACATGGACGCTTTCGTCAAAGAACAGCTGCATAGATTCGATACTTCCAGCCAAGAACGGCGGCGTCTGTTTCAGGTCAGTATGAATCTATTTTCCGTCAGCACAGAACTGGATGTCTGA
- a CDS encoding glycosyltransferase family 9 protein produces the protein MLIRDPKSAKFLIIRFSSFGDVVQTLSVPAAIKKTYPEAQVHWVTRKDMAPLLFNHPAIDRIWEFDRKAGLKGLLHLCLQMRQEGFTHIYDAHNNTRSRVISFVLRPWGFLGLGPAFIRRSIRRWKRFLLFRLRINTFEMPFSGQRDLLEPLLPWGISKYAPPAPQIFPSEESHRKAHEILGEFAGSVALAPSSAHFLKRWPKEYWKELILLCPGQKFVLLGGPEDSFIEDIHDVAPDRTLNLAGKCSLQVSSAVVAQSAALVSADTGLLHVAEQLGKKAIAMMGPAPFGFPSRPSTRIMEIPLSCRPCSKHGQGPCVNKEKFHQCMVDITPQQIATELKLLLGRSV, from the coding sequence ATGTTAATACGGGATCCTAAAAGTGCTAAATTTTTAATCATTCGCTTTTCCAGCTTTGGCGACGTCGTACAAACGCTCAGTGTTCCCGCGGCCATTAAAAAGACTTACCCGGAGGCCCAAGTTCATTGGGTTACTCGCAAAGACATGGCGCCGTTACTGTTCAATCATCCTGCGATTGATCGTATCTGGGAGTTCGACCGTAAAGCCGGACTCAAGGGCTTGCTTCACCTTTGCCTGCAAATGCGCCAAGAAGGTTTCACCCATATCTATGACGCCCACAACAACACCCGCTCGCGAGTGATCAGTTTTGTCCTTCGTCCTTGGGGTTTCTTGGGTCTGGGACCCGCTTTTATTCGCCGCTCTATTCGCCGCTGGAAACGCTTTTTACTTTTCCGTCTGCGCATCAACACCTTTGAAATGCCGTTCTCAGGACAACGCGATTTACTGGAGCCCTTGTTGCCTTGGGGTATTTCGAAGTATGCGCCGCCCGCGCCACAGATTTTCCCCAGCGAAGAAAGTCATCGCAAGGCCCACGAGATTTTAGGTGAGTTTGCGGGCAGTGTCGCCTTGGCACCTTCTTCTGCACATTTTTTAAAGCGCTGGCCAAAAGAGTATTGGAAAGAGTTGATTCTGCTTTGCCCCGGCCAGAAGTTCGTTCTTTTGGGCGGCCCTGAGGATTCTTTCATTGAAGACATTCATGATGTCGCCCCGGACCGAACTTTAAATCTGGCAGGCAAATGCTCGTTGCAAGTCAGTTCTGCGGTGGTGGCGCAGTCCGCAGCCTTGGTCAGCGCGGATACCGGCCTTCTGCATGTCGCCGAACAACTGGGGAAAAAGGCCATCGCGATGATGGGCCCCGCCCCTTTTGGCTTTCCTTCCCGCCCTTCAACACGCATTATGGAAATTCCTCTTTCTTGCCGCCCTTGCAGCAAACATGGGCAGGGACCTTGTGTGAATAAAGAGAAGTTTCATCAGTGCATGGTGGACATCACTCCTCAACAAATCGCGACGGAGCTGAAGCTGTTATTGGGACGTTCTGTATGA
- a CDS encoding phosphatidylserine/phosphatidylglycerophosphate/cardiolipin synthase family protein, whose product MESWSQVRIFHSGDEYYQSLLEDIRGAQRSITIESYIFAVDKLTTPLIEELGRARQRGCNVKVVVDGFGSYYYILQLDRLFSQQGIEFRVFHPFPYPLLWARSLFSKYSLNRSFLMKHMNRRNHRKIAIIDEKRAYLGSFNFIQDHCASIVGPRAWRDTGVWVEGEAITRLVLAFQISYLRTYIKGMLNWVGRWRVREEPFEKILRLNTTQRTRRRLYRDLLHRIASANQRLYITTAYFLPKRSLLRALLKAARRGVDVKILIPGKSDVPVVKWAAFYIVKFLLQKRIPIYEYQATILHAKTMILDDEAFIGSFNLNHRSLLHDLEVEVVLNDATSLRNMTQQWEIDLANAKLVSEKDLSERSWLVRIVYNIAFRLRYML is encoded by the coding sequence ATGGAGTCATGGAGTCAAGTTCGCATATTTCATTCTGGTGACGAGTACTACCAGAGCCTCCTCGAGGATATTCGTGGTGCCCAACGCAGCATCACGATCGAGTCCTATATTTTCGCTGTAGATAAACTGACAACGCCCTTGATCGAAGAACTGGGAAGGGCCCGCCAGCGCGGCTGCAACGTGAAAGTGGTGGTCGACGGATTTGGCTCTTACTATTACATTCTTCAGTTAGACCGTCTGTTTTCCCAACAGGGCATCGAGTTTCGTGTCTTTCATCCGTTTCCTTATCCGCTGCTGTGGGCGCGAAGTCTTTTTTCCAAGTATTCCCTGAATCGAAGTTTCCTGATGAAGCATATGAATCGTCGCAACCATCGTAAGATCGCGATCATCGACGAGAAGCGGGCCTATCTGGGAAGCTTCAACTTCATTCAAGATCATTGCGCCAGCATTGTCGGTCCGCGCGCCTGGCGGGACACCGGAGTTTGGGTCGAAGGCGAAGCGATCACGCGCTTGGTTTTGGCTTTTCAGATCAGCTATTTGCGCACCTACATCAAAGGAATGTTAAACTGGGTGGGCCGCTGGCGCGTACGGGAAGAACCCTTTGAAAAAATTCTTCGTTTAAATACCACTCAGCGCACGCGACGCCGTCTGTATCGTGACTTGCTCCATCGGATTGCTTCGGCCAACCAGCGCCTGTACATCACAACGGCGTACTTTCTACCGAAAAGGTCTTTACTGCGGGCTTTACTTAAAGCCGCTCGCCGTGGCGTGGACGTGAAGATTCTGATTCCCGGAAAGTCCGACGTGCCCGTCGTGAAATGGGCGGCCTTTTACATCGTCAAATTTTTGTTACAAAAGCGCATTCCTATCTACGAATATCAAGCCACGATTCTGCACGCAAAAACGATGATTTTAGACGACGAAGCCTTCATCGGTTCTTTCAACCTTAACCATCGCAGCTTACTGCATGACCTTGAAGTGGAAGTTGTTCTGAACGATGCTACTAGCCTTCGCAATATGACTCAGCAATGGGAAATAGACTTGGCAAACGCAAAGCTCGTTTCTGAAAAGGATCTGTC
- a CDS encoding glycosyltransferase N-terminal domain-containing protein, producing MSSLMFYFYKFILVPLAFLLLQLFRPFLKGKLREMIEDKNHGFYKIKKTGSEQDIAQARPFWIHAASGEIEYARPVIRELKKQHPHTPILVTYSSPSAKKILESLHDVDVWAALPWDLDFVLARFVEKWNPRVLLFSRTDVWPVLVSVVKKKNIPAALFSATFADNSSRLKGMTRYLTRYTLNHLAEIHCVSAEDIQNLDDLGIEVPVVASGDTRFDQVFHRLENPKILKGDLIPSPEDFIFIAGSTWAEDEAVLLPALAQLKNVHIRVIIAPHETTPAHLHALEKQMTDLGLDFVRYSTTTTWPAGSILIIDQVGILAELYTWADIAFIGGSFKKQVHSVMEALAAGLPVMVGPQHRNNREALYYQKKNFSSGMIVQVVHSSADMVVLLQRMKKQQAQIPHIKEEIRAEIGKNRNSTLRVLSAIERL from the coding sequence ATGAGTTCTTTGATGTTTTATTTTTATAAATTTATTCTGGTGCCCCTGGCCTTTTTACTGTTGCAGCTTTTCCGCCCTTTTCTCAAAGGAAAACTGCGGGAAATGATTGAAGACAAGAATCATGGATTTTATAAAATTAAAAAAACCGGTTCCGAACAAGACATCGCCCAAGCTCGGCCCTTTTGGATTCATGCTGCCAGTGGTGAAATTGAATATGCGCGCCCCGTGATTCGGGAGTTGAAAAAACAACATCCTCATACGCCTATTTTAGTGACATACTCGTCCCCTTCGGCCAAAAAGATTCTTGAAAGCCTGCATGACGTCGATGTGTGGGCAGCTCTTCCCTGGGATTTGGATTTTGTCCTGGCCCGTTTTGTTGAAAAATGGAATCCCCGGGTTCTGCTTTTTTCACGCACGGATGTCTGGCCGGTTTTGGTTTCCGTCGTGAAAAAGAAAAACATTCCTGCCGCGCTTTTTTCTGCAACCTTTGCCGATAATTCTTCAAGACTGAAAGGAATGACTCGGTATCTGACCCGCTATACTTTAAATCATCTCGCCGAGATTCACTGTGTTTCCGCGGAAGACATTCAAAATCTGGACGACTTGGGAATCGAGGTTCCTGTCGTTGCCAGTGGTGACACGCGCTTTGATCAAGTTTTTCATAGACTGGAAAATCCTAAAATTCTTAAGGGCGATCTTATTCCCAGCCCCGAAGATTTTATTTTTATCGCAGGCTCTACCTGGGCCGAGGATGAAGCGGTTCTACTTCCCGCTTTGGCCCAACTTAAAAACGTGCATATTCGTGTGATCATCGCTCCGCATGAAACAACGCCTGCGCATCTGCACGCGTTGGAAAAGCAGATGACGGATTTGGGACTTGATTTCGTGCGCTACTCGACAACCACAACGTGGCCCGCGGGATCTATCTTGATCATTGATCAGGTCGGGATTTTGGCAGAGCTCTATACCTGGGCCGACATTGCCTTCATCGGCGGTTCCTTCAAAAAACAAGTTCACAGCGTGATGGAGGCCTTGGCCGCGGGACTTCCCGTAATGGTCGGCCCGCAACATCGCAACAACCGCGAAGCTCTTTATTATCAAAAGAAAAACTTTTCTTCAGGAATGATTGTGCAGGTCGTGCATTCCTCTGCAGACATGGTCGTGCTTCTTCAGCGTATGAAAAAGCAACAGGCGCAAATACCGCATATCAAAGAAGAGATTCGGGCGGAAATTGGGAAGAATCGCAATTCGACTTTGCGGGTTCTTTCTGCCATTGAAAGGCTTTAA
- a CDS encoding MBL fold metallo-hydrolase codes for MSVQAGESWSYSKFKFHGLSLSGIRTAIAMPELSLSFDVAQGYPYLLNLKQYFITHGHLDHAAGVPYIISQKAMNSQEPGKFYMPPSLVEPLDKIMKLWEQIEGHQYRYEFIPVQPDEEFKINGNTYVKVFPTAHRIESYGYTVFETVKKLKKEYVGLSHDEIVALRRQHIQVNEVQHIPMVSFTGDTQIEFLDTRDWVKKSKILFLEATYLDERKTIAQARQWGHTHIDEIVPRLDEIESEQIVFIHASSRYSDKEALRLLHKKVPQRFHNRVLLYPGR; via the coding sequence ATGTCGGTACAAGCGGGAGAAAGCTGGAGCTATTCCAAATTCAAATTCCATGGACTATCGCTGTCGGGCATCCGCACAGCGATAGCTATGCCTGAACTTTCTTTAAGCTTTGATGTTGCTCAAGGCTACCCATATCTTTTAAACCTCAAGCAGTACTTCATCACCCACGGCCACCTGGATCATGCGGCCGGTGTTCCTTATATCATCTCTCAGAAAGCCATGAACTCTCAAGAGCCGGGAAAGTTCTATATGCCACCCTCGCTGGTGGAACCTTTAGACAAAATCATGAAGCTGTGGGAGCAGATCGAAGGACATCAGTACCGCTACGAGTTCATTCCCGTTCAGCCCGATGAAGAGTTTAAAATCAACGGCAACACCTATGTAAAAGTATTTCCCACGGCTCACCGTATCGAGTCTTACGGCTACACGGTTTTTGAAACGGTCAAAAAGCTAAAGAAGGAATACGTCGGACTAAGCCACGACGAGATCGTCGCTTTGCGACGCCAACATATTCAGGTCAATGAAGTGCAACACATCCCGATGGTCAGTTTCACCGGTGACACGCAAATCGAGTTTCTGGATACCCGCGACTGGGTGAAAAAATCAAAGATCCTTTTCCTAGAGGCCACTTATCTGGACGAAAGAAAAACCATCGCTCAAGCCCGCCAATGGGGCCACACCCACATCGATGAAATCGTTCCCCGCCTAGACGAAATCGAAAGCGAACAAATCGTCTTCATTCACGCCTCCAGCCGCTACAGCGACAAAGAAGCCCTGCGCCTTCTGCACAAAAAAGTCCCACAACGCTTCCACAACAGAGTCCTCCTCTATCCCGGCCGCTAA
- a CDS encoding helical backbone metal receptor, translating to MRVVSMVPSWTETLLRAGVNVVGRTRFCIHPPQMITNIPIVGGTKEVSWDLVMDLKPDLVLLDQEENPLAMAEECPVPYLATHVSSLANLQSELSRLGEHFENAALMEWSVKCLDILEAPPRQWDFQKIPDFMEWVKPPSRSYDKVMYMIWKKPWMAVTRETYIGSVLEKLGATLVEFPEGEKYPVVEDDEMKDAFFLFSSEPFPFHKKIAELKGLGIEGAVVNGESYSWFGIRSLEFLEKHFLN from the coding sequence ATGCGAGTGGTGAGTATGGTTCCGTCATGGACGGAGACGTTATTAAGAGCAGGTGTCAACGTCGTTGGACGCACGCGTTTCTGTATCCATCCACCACAGATGATCACCAATATTCCGATCGTCGGCGGAACCAAAGAAGTGTCGTGGGATCTGGTGATGGATTTGAAACCAGACTTGGTTCTTCTGGATCAGGAAGAAAATCCTTTGGCAATGGCTGAAGAATGCCCGGTTCCTTACTTGGCGACACATGTCTCGTCACTTGCGAATCTGCAAAGTGAGCTTTCGCGTTTGGGAGAGCATTTTGAGAATGCGGCGCTGATGGAGTGGTCCGTCAAGTGTCTGGATATTCTAGAGGCGCCACCGCGCCAGTGGGATTTTCAAAAAATTCCCGACTTTATGGAGTGGGTGAAACCACCGTCACGTTCCTATGACAAGGTGATGTACATGATCTGGAAGAAGCCGTGGATGGCTGTCACACGCGAAACCTACATCGGTTCCGTCCTCGAGAAATTGGGCGCGACGCTGGTGGAATTTCCTGAAGGCGAAAAGTATCCGGTCGTTGAAGATGACGAGATGAAAGACGCGTTTTTCTTATTTTCTTCAGAGCCGTTTCCATTTCATAAAAAAATAGCCGAGCTTAAAGGGCTCGGCATCGAAGGGGCTGTGGTGAACGGGGAGTCTTATTCCTGGTTCGGCATCCGCAGCCTTGAATTCTTAGAAAAACACTTTTTAAACTGA